Proteins encoded by one window of Cylindrospermum stagnale PCC 7417:
- a CDS encoding ABC transporter substrate-binding protein: MRNWLFNFLGLAIAIAIISCHSLPLPSTPPITIKLGGWAGSPVEQKLLKQVLQDFEAQHQTIKVKYEVISDQYMDVIKTRLIGEAAPDVFYLDALEAPFLMSQNVLERLEAYITPEFDLGDFEETLLNSFKYQNHLYGLPKDYSTLALFYNKTAFAAAGLTRPPATWEELRSYSQHLTGKLNKYGFGITPELARQAYKIKAFGGQIVDQNGDAAFASEAGLPGLQLVIDQYQKDHTAAQKSDVGTNSGSEMFGQGKVAMVIEGNWAIPYLEETFPQLDFATAEVPRINNKKGTMVFTVAYVMNKQAKHKAEAWELIAYLTGKAGMQKWTGTGFALPTRKSVAKKLSYDLDKLRSPLVAGVNDAMPWQVGKYPGAIVNNFDNQFVSALLGEQPLKQAMLQAQNAANQQIKMMK; the protein is encoded by the coding sequence ATGAGAAATTGGTTGTTCAATTTTTTGGGATTGGCGATCGCGATCGCGATTATTAGTTGTCACAGTCTACCGTTACCAAGCACACCCCCAATTACTATCAAACTCGGTGGTTGGGCAGGTTCCCCCGTTGAGCAAAAACTTTTAAAACAGGTATTGCAAGACTTTGAAGCACAACACCAGACGATCAAAGTTAAGTATGAGGTGATATCTGACCAATATATGGACGTAATCAAAACCCGTTTAATTGGGGAAGCAGCCCCCGATGTGTTTTATCTCGATGCATTAGAGGCTCCTTTTTTGATGAGTCAGAATGTCTTGGAACGCCTAGAAGCTTACATTACTCCAGAATTTGACCTAGGGGATTTTGAGGAAACTTTACTCAACAGCTTTAAATACCAAAATCATCTTTATGGTCTTCCTAAAGACTATTCCACCCTAGCTCTGTTTTATAACAAAACAGCCTTTGCTGCCGCTGGTTTGACTAGACCACCAGCTACTTGGGAAGAATTACGCAGCTACTCCCAACATTTGACAGGCAAACTTAATAAATACGGTTTTGGGATTACCCCAGAATTGGCACGTCAGGCTTACAAAATCAAAGCTTTTGGCGGGCAAATTGTTGATCAAAATGGTGATGCAGCTTTTGCTAGTGAGGCAGGTTTGCCGGGTTTACAGTTGGTGATAGACCAGTATCAAAAAGACCACACCGCTGCCCAAAAATCAGATGTGGGAACAAATTCAGGCAGTGAAATGTTTGGTCAGGGTAAGGTAGCAATGGTGATTGAAGGCAATTGGGCAATTCCTTACTTAGAAGAAACCTTTCCCCAGTTGGATTTTGCTACCGCAGAAGTGCCGAGGATTAATAATAAAAAAGGCACGATGGTTTTTACGGTTGCCTACGTGATGAATAAACAAGCAAAACATAAAGCTGAAGCTTGGGAGTTAATTGCTTATCTCACGGGGAAAGCAGGAATGCAGAAGTGGACTGGTACAGGGTTTGCGCTGCCAACACGTAAATCTGTGGCTAAAAAATTAAGCTATGACTTGGATAAATTGCGATCGCCATTAGTCGCAGGAGTAAATGACGCTATGCCTTGGCAGGTGGGTAAATATCCCGGTGCGATTGTTAACAATTTTGACAACCAGTTTGTTAGTGCCCTACTGGGAGAACAGCCATTAAAACAGGCAATGTTGCAGGCCCAAAATGCAGCTAATCAACAGATTAAAATGATGAAGTAA
- a CDS encoding MFS transporter, which produces MDSVQVETATPLTLEIPQINVKPSPQTAKNSIRTSLRASTLDAIFATGFSITTGGILLSNFLVELDATPVVFGMLSSLPMLVNLIQPLGAYLSERTTSRFQYSFLIYGISRLLWLILVIGIAGASWGKFSSQQLMVLTLLIVLFSHLIGGLGSASWLSWLAIIVPRQLRGRYFGIRNSAASLTNLVCVPLAGLAVSHWPSGTQQGYGVVLLLGIVLGMLSLGCQSFKVDINPKLQNSNVVKLSPNSDNATGEIPEPIPIPENSWASSVWQNSNFLGFLSYFSLWMLAVNLSGPFFNFYLLDTLELDVSWVTTYSSLQAGANLLMMILWGKLADKIGNRPILISMGILVAVTPLAWLGIGTSSLNLWLWLPLLHIFTGGTWAAIDLCNNNLLLGIAPMKNQSIYFATVAAAIGASGALGTTLGGFIAQFSQSHGLLGLFALSSLCRLAALIPLAFVQEPQK; this is translated from the coding sequence ATGGATTCTGTTCAGGTTGAAACAGCTACACCTCTAACTCTGGAAATTCCCCAGATTAACGTAAAACCCAGCCCCCAAACCGCCAAAAATTCTATTCGCACCAGTTTACGAGCCTCCACCTTGGATGCTATCTTCGCAACAGGTTTTTCTATCACTACTGGCGGGATTTTGCTCAGTAATTTTCTGGTGGAATTGGATGCAACTCCAGTGGTATTTGGAATGCTATCTTCTTTACCAATGTTGGTAAATCTGATTCAGCCCTTGGGTGCTTACTTGTCGGAACGCACCACCAGCCGCTTTCAATATTCTTTTTTAATCTATGGAATATCTCGGTTACTGTGGCTGATTCTCGTGATTGGCATTGCGGGAGCAAGCTGGGGAAAATTTAGTTCTCAGCAGTTGATGGTATTGACACTCTTGATTGTTCTCTTCAGCCATCTTATAGGAGGACTAGGAAGCGCTTCTTGGCTCAGTTGGTTAGCGATAATCGTTCCCCGGCAATTGCGAGGCAGGTATTTTGGCATCCGCAATAGCGCTGCTAGCCTCACTAATTTAGTCTGTGTACCTTTAGCTGGATTAGCTGTATCACATTGGCCTAGTGGGACTCAACAAGGTTATGGGGTAGTTCTGCTATTGGGTATTGTCCTTGGAATGCTTAGTTTAGGGTGTCAGTCTTTCAAAGTTGATATCAATCCCAAACTACAAAATAGTAATGTTGTCAAGTTATCTCCAAACAGTGACAATGCAACTGGTGAAATACCTGAACCTATCCCCATACCCGAAAATTCTTGGGCTAGTAGCGTCTGGCAAAACTCTAACTTTTTGGGATTTTTGTCATATTTCAGCTTATGGATGCTAGCTGTTAATCTCAGTGGACCTTTCTTTAACTTCTATCTGCTAGACACCTTGGAACTAGATGTGAGTTGGGTGACTACTTATAGTAGCCTACAGGCGGGGGCGAATCTGCTAATGATGATTTTGTGGGGTAAATTAGCAGACAAGATAGGCAATCGTCCTATTCTGATTTCTATGGGAATTCTAGTTGCAGTCACACCATTGGCATGGTTGGGAATTGGTACTAGTAGCTTGAATCTCTGGCTGTGGTTGCCGCTGTTGCACATCTTTACTGGAGGCACTTGGGCAGCAATTGATTTATGTAATAACAATCTGCTGTTGGGAATTGCCCCAATGAAGAATCAGTCTATCTATTTTGCGACCGTTGCTGCTGCTATTGGAGCTAGTGGTGCTTTGGGCACAACCCTGGGTGGCTTT